A single window of Nasonia vitripennis strain AsymCx chromosome 4, Nvit_psr_1.1, whole genome shotgun sequence DNA harbors:
- the LOC107981050 gene encoding DNA replication complex GINS protein PSF1 — MFGKEAIKLVGELDTSEEIKPFNEAIFRQVLEEIQSLYEENSKDVNAITEENPAPKNTLIVRHFAMNRNKRCLLAYLYHRMRRLRQARWELGSILPPEITTNLINPEIQWFQSYNKILATYMRSIGDDGLNITNDIQPPKSLYIEVRCVQDYGKFEFDDGQIVNLKPNTYHLLPRAQCEALIRQGILEHVSS; from the exons ATGTTCGGGAAAGAAGCAATAAAATTAGTTGGCGAATTGGATACATCTGAAGAAATAAAGCCATTCAAT GAAGCAATATTCCGACAAGTGTTGGAGGAAATTCAGTCTTTGTATGAAGAGAATTCCAAAGACGT TAATGCAATCACAGAAGAAAATCCAGCGCCGAAAAATACACTGATAGTTCGTCACTTTGCCATGAATAGGAATAAACGATGTTTATTAGCATACTTATACCACAGAATGAGGCGTCTAAGGCAAGCTAGATGGGAGCTAGGTAGCATCCTGCCACCTGAAATAACTACAAATTTGATAAACCCTGAAATACAGTGGTTCCAATCATATAACAAAATCCTTGCTACCTACATGAGATCTATAGGCGATGATGGGCTTAATATCACAAACGACATTCAACCACCAAAATCATTATACATAGAG GTACGATGTGTGCAAGACTATGGTAAATTTGAGTTTGATGATGGACAGATTGTCAACTTGAAACCAAACACTTATCATTTATTACCAAGAGCACAGTGTGAAGCTTTAATAAGGCAAGGGATACTGGAACATGTTTCTTCGTGA